In Eubalaena glacialis isolate mEubGla1 chromosome 2, mEubGla1.1.hap2.+ XY, whole genome shotgun sequence, a single genomic region encodes these proteins:
- the RPL10L gene encoding ribosomal protein uL16-like isoform X2, whose translation MGRRPARCYRYCKNKPYPKSRFCRGVPDAKIRIFDLALEAARICANKYMVKSCGKDGFHIRVRLHPLHVIRINKMLSCAGADRLQTGMRGAFGKPQGTVARVRIGQVIMSIRTKLQNKEHVIEALRRAKFKFPGRQKIHISKKWGFTKFNADEFEDKVAKKCLIPDGCGVKYISSRGPLDKWRALHS comes from the exons ATGGGCCGCCGCCCCGCTCGTTGTTACCGGTATTGCAAGAATAAGCCGTATCCAAAGTCTCGCTTTTGCCGAGGTGTCCCTGATGCCAAGATCCGTATCTTTGACCTGG CCCTGGAGGCCGCCCGAATTTGTGCCAACAAGTACATGGTGAAAAGTTGTGGCAAAGATGGCTTTCACATCCGAGTGCGACTCCATCCATTACATGTTATCCGCATCAACAAGATGTTGTCCTGTGCTGGGGCTGACAGACTCCAGACAGGTATGCGAGGTGCCTTTGGAAAACCCCAGGGTACAGTGGCCAGAGTCCGCATTGGTCAAGTCATCATGTCCATCCGCACCAAGCTTCAGAACAAGGAACATGTGATTGAAGCCTTACGCAGGGCCAAGTTCAAGTTCCCTGGTCGCCAGAAGATTCATATCTCCAAGAAATGGGGCTTTACCAAGTTTAATGCTGATGAATTTGAAGACAAAGTGGCTAAGAAGTGCCTCATCCCAGATGGTTGTGGAGTCAAATACATCTCCAGCCGTGGCCCTCTGGATAAGTGGCGAGCTCTGCACTCGTGA
- the RPL10L gene encoding ribosomal protein uL16-like isoform X1 — protein sequence MPAGQHTHPPFHPAHVPNPPNACVECHCIYGGDIVKECPQVLYGSRAGRWAMYMRRVRRRGSNRFFCLRRALEIPGVAMGRRPARCYRYCKNKPYPKSRFCRGVPDAKIRIFDLGRKKAKVDEFPLCGHMVSDEYEQLSSEALEAARICANKYMVKSCGKDGFHIRVRLHPLHVIRINKMLSCAGADRLQTGMRGAFGKPQGTVARVRIGQVIMSIRTKLQNKEHVIEALRRAKFKFPGRQKIHISKKWGFTKFNADEFEDKVAKKCLIPDGCGVKYISSRGPLDKWRALHS from the coding sequence ATGCCCGCAGGCCAACATACCCACCCGCCTTTCCATCCTGCGCATGTTCCAAATCCCCCAAACGCATGCGTAGAGTGTCACTGCATCTATGGTGGGGACATTGTGAAAGAGTGTCCTCAAGTCCTCTATGGTTCCCGCGCGGGAAGATGGGCAATGTATATGAGGCGCGTGCGCAGGCGTGGAAGCAACCGCTTTTTTTGTCTTCGACGTGCCTTAGAGATACCTGGTGTTGCCATGGGCCGCCGCCCCGCTCGTTGTTACCGGTATTGCAAGAATAAGCCGTATCCAAAGTCTCGCTTTTGCCGAGGTGTCCCTGATGCCAAGATCCGTATCTTTGACCTGGGTCGGAAGAAGGCAAAAGTGGATGAGTTCCCACTCTGTGGACACATGGTGTCTGATGAGTATGAGCAGCTCTCTTCTGAAGCCCTGGAGGCCGCCCGAATTTGTGCCAACAAGTACATGGTGAAAAGTTGTGGCAAAGATGGCTTTCACATCCGAGTGCGACTCCATCCATTACATGTTATCCGCATCAACAAGATGTTGTCCTGTGCTGGGGCTGACAGACTCCAGACAGGTATGCGAGGTGCCTTTGGAAAACCCCAGGGTACAGTGGCCAGAGTCCGCATTGGTCAAGTCATCATGTCCATCCGCACCAAGCTTCAGAACAAGGAACATGTGATTGAAGCCTTACGCAGGGCCAAGTTCAAGTTCCCTGGTCGCCAGAAGATTCATATCTCCAAGAAATGGGGCTTTACCAAGTTTAATGCTGATGAATTTGAAGACAAAGTGGCTAAGAAGTGCCTCATCCCAGATGGTTGTGGAGTCAAATACATCTCCAGCCGTGGCCCTCTGGATAAGTGGCGAGCTCTGCACTCGTGA